The Tumebacillus amylolyticus genome contains a region encoding:
- a CDS encoding ketopantoate reductase family protein, whose translation MRFLVVGAGAVGGYFGGRLVQKGEDVTFLVRPGRRSQLEKTGLVIESLHGDWASDVKTLVAGEKAEPFDVVLLSVKAYHMEQIVEELRPYVSEQTLVMPLLNGYQHFEDLWAAFGQERVLGGVCFISTTLDAEGRIVHTSPRHDVTFGEWSGGRSARVEKVLEHMSGAEFNVVLSENAQRDVWHKYIFIAVMSGITSLFRSSIGPIMADSHGHATCKRLLAEIVEITKAAGAPASEDVEELTYKGILNTPAPMKASMLLDLEKGLSVETDHIHGYLLSLAEKHGRSTAEFPVLQAVHGVLRVYEAGKSTE comes from the coding sequence ATGAGATTTCTCGTGGTTGGAGCGGGTGCAGTCGGCGGGTATTTTGGCGGTCGGTTGGTGCAAAAGGGCGAAGATGTGACGTTTTTGGTCCGTCCGGGGCGTCGGTCGCAGTTGGAGAAAACGGGGCTGGTGATTGAGAGTCTCCACGGGGATTGGGCGTCGGACGTGAAGACGTTGGTTGCGGGTGAAAAGGCTGAGCCGTTTGATGTGGTGCTGCTTTCGGTGAAGGCTTATCACATGGAGCAGATCGTGGAGGAGTTGCGTCCTTATGTGTCCGAGCAGACCTTGGTGATGCCGTTGTTGAATGGCTATCAGCATTTTGAGGATTTGTGGGCGGCGTTCGGGCAAGAGAGAGTGCTCGGCGGGGTCTGTTTTATTTCGACGACGCTCGATGCGGAGGGTCGGATCGTCCATACGAGCCCGCGTCACGATGTGACGTTCGGGGAGTGGAGCGGCGGGCGTTCTGCAAGGGTGGAGAAGGTTTTGGAGCATATGTCGGGGGCTGAGTTCAATGTTGTGCTGAGTGAGAATGCACAGCGGGATGTGTGGCACAAGTATATTTTTATCGCGGTGATGAGTGGGATTACTTCGCTGTTCCGTTCTTCGATTGGGCCGATCATGGCAGACTCGCATGGTCATGCGACTTGCAAGCGACTGTTGGCTGAGATCGTGGAGATTACGAAAGCGGCCGGAGCTCCGGCGAGCGAGGACGTGGAGGAGTTGACGTACAAGGGCATCCTTAACACCCCCGCCCCGATGAAAGCGTCGATGCTGCTCGATTTGGAAAAAGGGCTGTCTGTTGAAACCGATCATATTCACGGCTATCTCCTCTCCCTCGCGGAGAAACACGGGCGTTCGACGGCGGAGTTCCCGGTGTTGCAGGCGGTTCACGGCGTGTTGAGAGTGTATGAAGCGGGAAAAAGCACCGAGTGA
- a CDS encoding DUF3888 domain-containing protein, producing the protein MKKRLAPLALAVLTLTATIPTAAFAIPRETREQLLETTLLTTLQEPIRKAVNEHYKHNPPRFYTHDSQILHLNRNTGGSDTYTVRVQILIMDDKSRQPQTRDILTLRVEPTSSKVISYESHPVKAGSHA; encoded by the coding sequence ATGAAAAAACGTCTCGCCCCACTCGCGCTCGCCGTTCTCACCCTGACAGCCACCATCCCGACGGCTGCTTTTGCCATCCCGCGCGAGACACGGGAACAATTGTTGGAAACCACGCTGTTGACGACGCTTCAAGAACCGATTCGAAAAGCGGTGAACGAGCATTATAAGCACAACCCGCCGCGTTTTTACACGCACGACAGCCAAATTCTTCATCTCAACCGCAACACAGGAGGTTCGGACACCTACACGGTTCGGGTGCAGATTTTGATCATGGATGACAAATCTCGCCAACCGCAGACGCGAGACATCCTTACTCTGCGGGTGGAACCAACGAGTTCGAAGGTGATTAGTTACGAAAGTCACCCGGTTAAAGCGGGAAGCCACGCGTAG
- a CDS encoding 2-hydroxyacid dehydrogenase has protein sequence MADTKPRVLVTREIPEAGLRILRESCEVTVFSSERQPTREELLDLLPNFDGLLSMLIDSLDRPLLEKVPHLRVISNYAVGYNNIDIQAATQLGIPVTNTPGVLTNATADIAWALLMAVTRRIVEGDTYIRQGQWVGWSPNLLLGMELSGKTMGIVGAGRIGLAVAKRARAFDMNVTYSNRRRLDEAVEREYGLTYVDLDTLVRTSDVISLNLPYNAESHHLFNADLLSRMKPTAYLINTARGPIVDEAALVEALKKGQLAGAGLDVFENEPSVHPGLLELSNVVMVPHVGSSTRETRDNMAILAAENLVRVLQGNRPHSLVNEEVFS, from the coding sequence ATGGCAGACACCAAACCCCGCGTGCTCGTCACGCGCGAAATTCCGGAAGCGGGTCTTCGGATTCTGCGCGAATCTTGCGAGGTCACCGTTTTTTCCTCCGAACGGCAACCGACCCGCGAGGAATTGCTTGACTTGCTCCCGAACTTCGACGGCTTGCTCTCCATGCTGATCGACAGTTTAGACCGACCTTTATTGGAAAAAGTGCCCCATCTGCGCGTCATCAGCAACTACGCCGTCGGCTACAATAACATCGACATCCAAGCGGCCACTCAACTAGGCATCCCTGTCACCAACACGCCGGGCGTTTTGACCAACGCCACGGCCGACATTGCATGGGCGCTGCTGATGGCGGTCACTCGACGCATCGTGGAAGGCGACACTTACATACGCCAAGGTCAATGGGTCGGATGGTCCCCGAACCTCTTGCTCGGCATGGAACTGAGCGGCAAGACGATGGGCATCGTCGGCGCGGGCCGGATCGGTCTCGCCGTGGCCAAACGAGCACGAGCGTTCGACATGAACGTAACGTACTCCAACCGCCGCAGACTTGACGAAGCGGTGGAACGTGAGTACGGCTTGACCTACGTCGATCTCGATACGCTCGTCCGCACATCGGACGTGATTTCGCTCAACCTGCCGTACAACGCCGAATCCCATCATTTGTTCAACGCCGATTTGCTTTCCCGCATGAAACCAACGGCGTACCTGATCAACACAGCTCGCGGGCCGATTGTGGACGAAGCGGCTCTCGTCGAAGCGTTGAAAAAAGGACAGCTCGCCGGAGCGGGTCTGGACGTTTTTGAAAACGAACCGTCTGTGCATCCGGGGTTGCTGGAACTTTCCAATGTCGTGATGGTTCCGCACGTAGGCAGTTCCACTCGCGAGACTCGTGACAACATGGCGATTCTCGCAGCCGAGAACCTCGTCCGCGTGCTGCAAGGCAATCGTCCGCATTCTCTGGTCAACGAAGAGGTTTTTTCATAA
- a CDS encoding adaptor protein MecA, producing the protein MKVEKLSTNKVRIYLTYEDLNDRGIDREEIWQNGRKVQELFWDMMEHAYAEVGFEVAGPLAVEAFTMPTEGIVVIVTQLPPSMANGTDSALLDEEDDLELDAVPADLSEAFIFVFQDFEDAIRAAHSLRAHDGLGGSLYHYKNRYHLFFDEEEIAEDQYDTVWSILHEYGDLSATTKAMLEEYGKCVMNGNAVQTLTDHFPLQ; encoded by the coding sequence ATGAAGGTAGAAAAACTCAGCACCAACAAAGTTCGCATTTATCTCACCTATGAAGATCTCAACGATCGAGGCATTGATCGCGAGGAGATCTGGCAAAACGGGCGAAAAGTACAGGAACTGTTCTGGGATATGATGGAGCATGCTTACGCGGAAGTTGGGTTTGAAGTGGCAGGTCCGCTCGCAGTCGAAGCATTCACCATGCCGACAGAGGGGATCGTGGTCATCGTCACCCAGTTGCCGCCGTCGATGGCGAACGGAACTGACTCGGCGTTGCTGGACGAAGAGGATGATCTGGAACTGGATGCCGTTCCGGCCGATCTGAGCGAAGCCTTCATTTTCGTGTTCCAAGACTTTGAGGATGCCATTCGGGCGGCTCACTCGTTGCGGGCACATGACGGCTTGGGAGGTTCGTTGTACCACTACAAGAACCGCTACCATCTGTTCTTCGACGAAGAGGAGATCGCTGAGGATCAGTACGACACCGTCTGGTCGATCCTTCACGAATACGGCGACCTCTCGGCGACCACGAAAGCCATGCTCGAAGAGTACGGCAAGTGCGTCATGAATGGAAACGCAGTGCAAACGCTTACGGATCATTTTCCGCTTCAATAA
- the pepV gene encoding dipeptidase PepV produces the protein MFEKWIEEHREQIIENTQGVLRINSVGGPASAPNEPFGPGCAEALDYVLNLGQEMGFTVKNVDGYAGHIEFGEGEEYIAVLGHLDVVPVGTGWTYPPFGAEIHNGKIYARGAIDDKGPTMAALHALHAVKESGVKLSKKIRVILGVDEESNWRCMDYYFEKEPKPIGGFTPDADFPLIYAEKGILCFDVKKARSTSDAATVLVREVTGGNRINMVPDHCAVVLDVKGELDLVAAKIKELAESYNIQLEMEQGDDTIKLHVAGVSVHAAAPHHGVNAIVQAARILAELDTAEQALWQFISEVDTDGDRLGIKMVCAATGPLTNNMGLVHIDEKGVKLAFNVRFPVDQTDDGLLAIMQEKLGPEGYSVEKNEHANMAPLYVPKDSEIVTKLLKVYEEETGEQAEPLTIGGGTYARAIPNAVAFGALFPGQEELAHQRDENWAVDDLIRCTKIYAKAIYELAR, from the coding sequence ATGTTTGAAAAGTGGATTGAAGAACATCGCGAACAGATCATCGAAAACACCCAAGGTGTCCTGCGCATCAACTCGGTCGGCGGCCCGGCCAGCGCACCCAACGAACCGTTTGGCCCCGGCTGTGCCGAAGCGCTCGACTACGTGCTGAACCTCGGGCAAGAAATGGGCTTTACCGTCAAGAACGTGGACGGCTATGCAGGTCATATCGAATTCGGAGAAGGGGAGGAGTACATCGCCGTCCTCGGACACCTCGACGTCGTTCCGGTCGGCACCGGCTGGACCTATCCTCCGTTTGGCGCCGAAATTCACAACGGCAAGATCTACGCTCGCGGTGCGATTGACGACAAAGGCCCGACGATGGCCGCTTTGCACGCTCTGCACGCCGTGAAGGAATCCGGTGTCAAACTCTCGAAAAAAATCCGCGTCATCCTCGGGGTGGACGAGGAGTCGAACTGGCGTTGCATGGACTATTACTTCGAGAAAGAACCGAAACCGATCGGCGGTTTCACCCCGGACGCCGACTTCCCGCTGATCTACGCGGAGAAAGGCATCCTCTGCTTCGATGTAAAAAAAGCCCGTTCGACCTCTGACGCGGCGACCGTGCTCGTACGCGAAGTGACCGGCGGCAACCGCATCAACATGGTGCCGGACCACTGTGCCGTCGTGCTCGATGTCAAGGGGGAACTCGACCTCGTGGCGGCGAAGATCAAAGAACTTGCCGAGTCTTACAACATCCAGTTGGAGATGGAACAGGGCGACGACACGATCAAACTGCATGTCGCAGGTGTTTCCGTTCACGCAGCAGCACCGCATCACGGTGTGAATGCAATCGTTCAAGCGGCGCGCATCCTCGCAGAATTGGACACCGCGGAGCAAGCTCTGTGGCAATTCATTTCCGAAGTGGATACCGACGGCGACCGTCTGGGCATCAAAATGGTCTGTGCGGCCACCGGCCCGCTGACCAACAACATGGGTCTCGTCCACATCGATGAAAAAGGCGTGAAGCTCGCCTTCAACGTTCGTTTCCCCGTTGACCAAACCGACGACGGCTTGCTTGCGATCATGCAAGAGAAGTTGGGGCCGGAGGGCTACTCGGTGGAGAAAAACGAACATGCCAACATGGCACCGCTCTATGTGCCGAAGGACTCCGAGATTGTGACGAAGCTTCTCAAAGTCTATGAGGAAGAAACGGGCGAGCAGGCAGAACCGCTGACCATCGGCGGCGGTACGTATGCGCGTGCGATTCCGAACGCGGTGGCGTTTGGGGCGCTGTTCCCGGGGCAAGAAGAGTTGGCGCACCAGCGCGATGAGAACTGGGCGGTGGACGATCTGATTCGCTGCACGAAGATCTATGCGAAGGCGATTTACGAGTTGGCAAGATAG
- a CDS encoding alpha-glucosidase: MNRTWWKEAVVYQIYWRSFYDTNGDGYGDLQGVIDKLDYIQSLGVDVIWLNPCYESPDRDNGYDIADYYTIMEKAGTMPLWETLLHEVHTRGMKLIMDLVVNHTSDQHSWFLESRSSKDNPKRDYYIWRDPKADGSAPNNWRSYFEPSTWTFDEATGQYYFHSFAVEQPDLNWESEALREEIYRMMRWWLDKGIDGFRMDAVALLAKPEGYPDAENPDDISYLANNPGVHTFLHEMHEKVLKHYDILTVGELGFIKPEDGPLYTGEDRGELNTLFHFEVADEMPTWDMLRFKEIQTRWYEALKDKGWNSQFLNNHDHTRQVTRYGNDGEFRVESAKLLGTLVHTLPGMPYIYQGEELGMTGVRFSSIEDYDDIAMKNKYRDEVAEGRDPQEVFESLLPRSRDNSRTPMQWDASDNAGFTTGKPWIKVNPNHTRINVEQALADPNSVFYYYKKLIQLRKDNPVMVYGDYYDLSEGHAELYVFKRELDGVRWLVILNHSDRENEFTLPAGYEDAKKELVLANYSDVDGTTSIQKTTLRPHEARVYRM; encoded by the coding sequence ATGAACCGAACTTGGTGGAAAGAAGCGGTCGTCTATCAGATCTACTGGCGCTCGTTCTACGACACGAACGGCGACGGATACGGCGATTTGCAAGGCGTGATCGACAAACTGGACTACATCCAATCGCTCGGCGTCGACGTCATCTGGTTGAACCCCTGCTACGAATCACCCGATCGCGACAACGGCTACGACATCGCAGACTACTACACGATCATGGAAAAAGCGGGCACGATGCCCCTCTGGGAAACCCTGCTCCATGAAGTACATACGCGCGGCATGAAACTGATCATGGACCTCGTCGTCAACCACACGTCCGACCAACACTCGTGGTTCCTCGAATCCCGCTCGTCCAAAGACAACCCCAAACGCGACTACTACATCTGGCGCGACCCGAAAGCGGACGGCAGCGCTCCGAACAACTGGCGCTCCTATTTTGAGCCGTCCACGTGGACGTTTGACGAGGCAACTGGCCAGTACTATTTCCATTCCTTCGCCGTCGAGCAACCCGATCTGAACTGGGAGAGCGAAGCGTTGCGCGAAGAAATCTACCGCATGATGCGCTGGTGGCTGGACAAAGGCATCGACGGTTTCCGCATGGATGCAGTCGCTCTGCTCGCCAAACCGGAAGGCTACCCCGATGCCGAAAACCCGGACGACATCTCCTACCTCGCCAACAATCCGGGCGTTCACACGTTCCTCCACGAAATGCATGAAAAAGTGCTGAAGCACTACGACATCCTCACCGTCGGCGAACTCGGGTTCATCAAACCGGAGGACGGCCCGCTCTACACAGGCGAAGACCGAGGGGAACTCAACACGCTGTTCCACTTCGAAGTCGCCGACGAGATGCCGACGTGGGACATGCTCCGCTTCAAGGAAATCCAAACCCGCTGGTACGAAGCGCTCAAAGACAAAGGCTGGAACTCGCAATTCCTCAACAACCACGACCACACCCGCCAAGTCACACGCTACGGCAACGACGGCGAATTCCGTGTGGAGTCGGCGAAATTGCTAGGCACGCTCGTCCACACCCTGCCCGGCATGCCGTACATCTACCAAGGCGAAGAACTCGGCATGACCGGCGTGCGCTTCTCGTCCATCGAAGACTACGACGACATCGCGATGAAAAACAAATACCGCGACGAAGTCGCAGAAGGCCGCGATCCGCAAGAAGTCTTTGAAAGCCTCCTGCCCCGTTCCCGCGACAACTCCCGTACCCCGATGCAATGGGATGCAAGCGACAACGCCGGATTCACAACGGGCAAGCCGTGGATCAAAGTCAACCCGAACCACACGAGAATCAACGTCGAACAAGCCCTCGCCGACCCGAACTCGGTGTTCTACTACTACAAAAAACTGATCCAACTGCGCAAAGACAACCCCGTCATGGTCTACGGCGACTACTACGACCTCTCCGAAGGCCACGCGGAACTCTACGTCTTCAAGCGCGAACTCGACGGCGTCCGCTGGCTGGTCATCCTCAACCACTCCGACCGCGAGAACGAATTCACGCTCCCGGCGGGATATGAGGATGCAAAAAAAGAGCTGGTCCTCGCCAACTACTCCGATGTCGACGGCACCACCTCGATTCAAAAAACGACCCTGCGCCCGCATGAGGCGCGTGTCTACCGCATGTAG
- a CDS encoding efflux RND transporter periplasmic adaptor subunit, whose protein sequence is MNAYWKQTGLTIASLSLFFAGCAKSPQVAEEATIVPVSIDRATPRDLPETLVLPGRVMPREQTPVLATAAGQVQSVLVQVGDSVKKGQLLATLDTGSSQATLQEAKGAIAGIEAQIRRLQSGNGIATAGISSVGGSLADDTSRKIALLESQVQTQILALAQALEKPGPDTPEKLLSISQQLQRAQSQVSLLQTQAFVGKSLDVFKAPLLQTLQAQLVQAHQALHLAEAQVKAAQITSPFDGVVLSKNAIAGTPSGPGVPLFSVGDVAQVDFEVLVDPTLQARLKQGQAANVQVGEHSPVPTTLASVSPSLDLQAKSFTAHAQLDNDAGEYKPGQVGQALITLDPHTGVLTVPTSSILHEGSTAYVLLAQGETAVKKTVTTGYNNGTYTEILTGLKKDDPVIHEGLDRVQPGTKIQIITSGTSPSKSSMKTSGEPQGLHEPQALHEPQDLRVLPRSRS, encoded by the coding sequence ATGAACGCGTATTGGAAACAAACCGGGTTGACGATTGCGTCGCTGAGCCTGTTCTTCGCGGGGTGTGCGAAGTCCCCGCAGGTTGCAGAGGAAGCGACGATCGTGCCCGTCAGCATAGACCGCGCAACGCCGCGTGACCTGCCGGAGACGTTGGTGCTGCCCGGTCGCGTCATGCCCCGTGAGCAGACCCCCGTGCTTGCGACGGCGGCGGGTCAAGTGCAATCGGTACTCGTCCAAGTCGGCGACTCCGTGAAAAAAGGCCAACTCCTCGCCACGCTCGACACGGGCAGCTCTCAGGCGACGTTGCAGGAAGCCAAGGGCGCCATTGCGGGAATTGAAGCGCAAATTCGTCGTTTGCAGAGCGGCAATGGGATCGCGACGGCGGGCATATCGTCCGTCGGAGGTTCCTTGGCGGATGACACTTCGCGCAAGATCGCGTTGTTGGAATCGCAAGTGCAGACGCAGATCCTCGCGCTGGCTCAAGCGTTGGAGAAACCAGGCCCGGATACTCCTGAAAAATTGCTTTCGATCTCTCAGCAGTTACAGCGAGCTCAGAGTCAAGTGTCTCTCCTGCAAACACAAGCGTTCGTGGGAAAAAGCCTTGATGTGTTCAAGGCTCCGCTTTTACAGACGTTGCAAGCTCAGTTGGTGCAAGCACACCAAGCTCTCCATCTCGCCGAAGCACAAGTGAAGGCGGCGCAAATCACTTCGCCGTTTGACGGAGTGGTGTTGAGTAAAAACGCCATCGCCGGCACTCCGTCCGGCCCCGGCGTGCCTTTGTTCAGCGTGGGGGACGTGGCGCAAGTCGACTTTGAAGTGCTCGTGGACCCGACTTTGCAAGCGCGGTTGAAGCAGGGGCAGGCTGCCAACGTGCAAGTGGGAGAGCATTCGCCTGTGCCTACGACTCTTGCATCCGTCTCTCCATCGCTCGATTTGCAGGCGAAGTCGTTCACGGCACATGCTCAGCTCGACAACGACGCGGGCGAATACAAGCCCGGCCAAGTCGGACAAGCCCTGATCACACTCGATCCGCACACAGGGGTTCTCACGGTGCCGACCTCCTCGATTCTCCATGAAGGCAGTACTGCCTACGTCCTGCTCGCCCAAGGCGAAACCGCCGTCAAAAAAACCGTCACCACAGGCTACAACAACGGCACCTACACCGAGATCCTCACCGGCTTGAAAAAAGACGACCCCGTCATCCACGAAGGTCTCGACCGCGTACAACCCGGAACCAAGATCCAAATCATCACCTCCGGGACGAGCCCGTCGAAGTCATCTATGAAAACCTCTGGTGAACCTCAAGGTCTTCATGAACCCCAAGCTCTTCATGAACCTCAAGATCTTCGCGTACTTCCGAGGTCGCGCTCATGA
- a CDS encoding substrate-binding domain-containing protein: protein MNKTIYDVAREAGVSMATVSRVLNGTAVVKDETKAKVQAAIEKLGYRPNAVARGLASKRTKSIGVILPDVSDLFHAEVLRGIEDIATMYQYHIILTNSDAREDREVDLIGTMWEKQVDGLLFISEQITPKIVKTFEEAQLPVVLCATEDPEHRIPSVAIDNKQAGLDATNYFLNLGSDKIVFLGGPTSQPVTMKRLAGYEQALKDAGREFDSNYVLHAKDSHYRSGYEVSNAFLNEGFTADAVVATSDELVLGYLNAVRDRGGKAPDDVLLLSFENTRLTTIVRPELTTIAQPTYDLGAVAMRLLTKLLNEVSIEEYTVRLPHSILERTSTKR, encoded by the coding sequence GTGAACAAAACGATCTATGATGTAGCCCGCGAAGCTGGCGTGTCCATGGCGACAGTCTCCCGCGTTTTGAACGGGACGGCGGTCGTGAAGGATGAGACGAAAGCCAAAGTTCAAGCGGCGATTGAAAAGCTCGGGTATCGACCGAACGCAGTAGCGCGCGGTCTGGCGAGCAAGCGTACGAAGTCGATCGGCGTCATCCTCCCGGACGTGTCCGACTTGTTCCATGCAGAAGTCCTGCGCGGTATCGAAGATATCGCCACGATGTACCAGTACCATATCATCCTCACCAACTCCGATGCCCGCGAAGATCGCGAAGTCGATTTGATCGGCACGATGTGGGAGAAGCAGGTAGACGGGCTCCTTTTCATCTCTGAACAGATTACACCGAAGATTGTAAAAACTTTCGAAGAGGCACAATTGCCTGTCGTTCTCTGTGCCACCGAAGACCCGGAGCACCGCATCCCGTCCGTCGCCATCGACAACAAGCAAGCCGGCCTCGACGCGACGAATTATTTTCTCAACCTCGGGTCGGACAAGATCGTATTCCTCGGCGGTCCGACGTCACAGCCGGTCACGATGAAGCGTCTTGCCGGTTATGAACAAGCGCTCAAGGACGCAGGGCGTGAGTTCGACTCCAACTATGTCTTGCATGCGAAGGATTCGCACTACCGTTCCGGCTATGAAGTCTCCAACGCGTTCCTTAATGAAGGATTTACAGCGGACGCTGTCGTTGCCACCAGCGATGAATTGGTTCTGGGCTACTTGAACGCCGTTCGCGACCGTGGCGGCAAAGCGCCGGACGATGTTCTGCTGCTGAGTTTTGAAAACACCCGCCTGACGACCATCGTTCGTCCGGAATTGACGACCATCGCTCAACCGACCTACGACCTCGGGGCCGTCGCGATGCGACTCTTGACCAAGCTCTTGAATGAAGTATCGATCGAAGAATATACCGTGCGCCTCCCGCATTCCATTCTGGAGCGTACGTCGACGAAAAGATAA
- a CDS encoding WD40/YVTN/BNR-like repeat-containing protein produces the protein MKKMCWLGVVAAAGLLAGCSGSAEKQKVSEAPPTDVFHQPSSVVEVHMADEKTGWAISPGNVYRTEDGAENWKSVLTFNYTDMMAPSELKPLDPAKLHMAYLGADEIWISEAVEAGAYPYVVQHTADGGRNGFKKWDTFPARGVGAIQFVDSKHGWMFEKFGSATGNDIVNLSRTEDGGATWIRVSGNGRGEPVETFPDAGMKSGISFADSLHGFATGSLRDMDTAFFYRTDDGGKTWKEQALPVHSTTLWTYPPEFFKNGAEGVMTAEDSTAHTITMLSTLDGGQTWQPTKPIPYQLRHSQEPALEQDGRVIAVVNDFTDVLHGWVMDQTGGLYATKDGGTTWDTIPADETLKHALVESRVKQLNFVNEHTGWALMYQPNGVQSTLLKTTDGGHTWH, from the coding sequence ATGAAAAAAATGTGCTGGCTGGGAGTTGTGGCGGCGGCCGGGCTTCTGGCGGGGTGTTCGGGGAGTGCAGAGAAGCAAAAAGTGAGTGAAGCACCGCCTACAGATGTATTTCATCAACCTTCGAGCGTTGTCGAAGTTCACATGGCAGATGAAAAAACGGGCTGGGCGATCTCGCCGGGCAATGTGTATCGAACGGAAGACGGCGCAGAGAACTGGAAGTCCGTGCTGACGTTTAACTATACAGATATGATGGCACCGAGCGAGCTCAAACCGCTTGATCCTGCGAAGTTGCATATGGCGTACTTGGGGGCGGACGAAATTTGGATTTCAGAAGCCGTTGAAGCCGGGGCGTACCCGTATGTCGTGCAGCATACGGCAGATGGCGGTCGGAATGGGTTCAAGAAATGGGACACCTTTCCTGCACGGGGCGTCGGAGCGATTCAGTTTGTGGACAGCAAGCACGGGTGGATGTTTGAGAAGTTCGGTTCTGCTACCGGCAATGACATCGTGAACCTCTCTCGCACCGAGGACGGCGGCGCCACTTGGATTCGCGTGTCGGGGAATGGAAGAGGTGAGCCGGTTGAAACGTTCCCTGATGCAGGGATGAAGTCGGGGATTTCGTTCGCCGACTCTTTGCATGGCTTTGCTACCGGATCACTGCGGGATATGGACACGGCGTTTTTTTACAGAACGGATGATGGGGGCAAGACGTGGAAGGAGCAGGCGTTGCCCGTGCATTCCACGACACTTTGGACGTACCCGCCGGAGTTTTTCAAGAATGGGGCAGAGGGCGTGATGACCGCTGAGGATAGCACGGCTCATACTATTACCATGCTCAGCACGCTCGACGGCGGGCAGACCTGGCAACCCACAAAGCCGATTCCGTATCAACTGCGTCATTCGCAAGAGCCTGCTCTTGAGCAAGACGGTCGCGTCATCGCCGTTGTGAATGATTTCACCGATGTATTGCATGGCTGGGTGATGGATCAGACAGGGGGCTTGTACGCGACGAAGGACGGTGGGACCACATGGGACACGATTCCTGCCGATGAGACACTCAAACATGCCTTGGTGGAGAGTCGGGTGAAGCAACTCAACTTCGTCAACGAACACACGGGCTGGGCGTTGATGTACCAGCCGAACGGAGTACAAAGCACGCTCTTAAAAACCACCGACGGCGGTCATACTTGGCACTAA
- a CDS encoding DUF441 domain-containing protein: MDVAGEIVLVVLIIIGIFGRASILATAASLLLIMKLLNLQRFFPTMERRGLELGLLFLMISVLVPLVNGKIQTKDLLGTFLTVGGICALLGGIIATYVNGQGLYMLKMDPELMVGMILGSVIGIVVFKGIPVGPLMAAAIAAMLMKLVQYFFR; the protein is encoded by the coding sequence ATGGATGTGGCGGGAGAGATCGTCCTCGTCGTGTTGATCATCATCGGAATCTTCGGCCGCGCGAGCATCTTGGCGACGGCGGCGAGTCTGTTGTTGATTATGAAACTGTTGAATTTGCAGCGGTTCTTCCCGACGATGGAGCGTCGAGGATTGGAACTCGGTCTGTTGTTTCTCATGATTTCGGTGTTGGTGCCGCTCGTCAACGGCAAGATTCAAACCAAAGACTTGCTCGGCACCTTCCTCACCGTCGGCGGCATCTGCGCACTTCTGGGCGGCATCATCGCCACCTACGTCAATGGTCAAGGGCTATACATGTTAAAAATGGACCCCGAACTCATGGTAGGTATGATTCTCGGCTCCGTGATCGGCATCGTCGTTTTCAAAGGCATCCCCGTCGGTCCCCTCATGGCCGCCGCCATTGCCGCGATGTTAATGAAGCTCGTGCAATATTTCTTCCGATAA